The genomic window AGTTTTACTGTTCATCATGTATTCtgtgtacaaaattaaaattatgttccAGGTTCCAAAAAGCGTGTATTAAATACGGTGTACCGGATGTGGACTTGTTCCAAACTACTGATCTATGGGACCAGAAGAACATCGCCCTTGTTACCACAACCATCTTCGCGATCGGACGAACGGTAAGTACCTGCTTAGTATTGGCTTTCATTAGGGATAGGCTCATACAAATAATTGTTTACTCTTCGACATAATATCTTCTACGCCTAACAAATTggagtataaattaaatctaagGTCAAAAGTTTTCGTAAGGCGTTAAGTAAGGGCATCGCCGCCGCCATATTTTCGGGGTGGCACCATTTATCttgtatattttcaataaattaatatgtatagaaAAATCATAAATTCTCTTGACCCTCCTTGAGAGATATAATTAGCTATTAGCTACTCTACGTCACCAAAATTATTCTTCTTTCCTGCTCTCCGTCAACAACGGCTAAATTGATTTATTCTCTTGCTACTCTAGCGACATTCTGGAGGTTTTTGGAACATTTATACCTCCAGCATCCACACCTGTAACAGTGTAACTATCGACTTGCAACTATCGCCTCTAATATTGAGAATTTGTTAGTAGTCAAGTTTGTTATGAAATATCTTTATTCTTGAACACTTGGAATTCTAATTATAATGCTTTATGAGTCCAAATAAGGCACACCATATGCCTAAACCTTTTGTTGGGTGGTAGTCAATCGCCCCAGTCGCCTACGCAAGAATTTCGcaacacacataatattatgtctttaaACTATCGCACCCATTCATCTACAGAAATCTtaggaaatatttttagtgctaAGGGATTAGCAGCGATGTTATTCACGTAAATTCTAAATCGTTGATGTTATGTTCCCATCCAATCCATGTTTTGCTCTAGATTCGTTTTCTCCTATCATTTTTCCAGATCGTTAACTGCCGCGCGTTAAAGACATTTTAACAACAAACTCGTACGATGTTCCCACTATTGTTCTACcaaatcttaaatatttttatatttatgaaaataagggacgagacgagcaggacgttcagctgatggtaattgatacgccctacccattacaatgcaatgccgctcaggattcttgaaaacccaaaaattctgagcggcactacaattgcgctcgtaaccttgagacataagatgttaagtctcatttgcccagtaatttcatagctacggcgcccttcagaccgaaacacagtaatgtttacacattactgcttcatgcagaaataggtgccgttgtggtgcccataatctagctggcttcctgtgcaaaaccAGTGGGATGCCCACTGGTTTTCTATTTCTACTACTAATTAAAAGTTTATCTCATATGTATGCCTTATGTTAAGAAtaggtctccactgcgctcttACTAGACACCGCACTAACTAAGAAaagtagctttttttattacggcagctttatattgtagtgtgtattggctatttgtaaagatgtttgtgtgtgtgataTCTTGACATTGAATGGTATCTTTCTTTCGTAACTTATATtcctttgtgttattttacattgaaataattaataaaatacaaaagagTTACTGATGATACGAGTTCTCagttattttaacaaagttttactacgcaacattgttcaagactggagcgagtacgcccacttgggcatagtattagttgccggactttacgactacgcctgcagtatctagttggtgCGCAGCGGTGACTATGCTACATTATATGATGTTTTAAGTTGTTCACTCAACCAAATGTCTATATTTTGCAGAATACGCATCTCCCAACAATGCTCTATAATTGGAAAATTACCTGAATCTCCCTCATTTATTACAGGCTTACAGACATCCTGAATGGCGTGGACCTTGCCTAGGCCCCAGACCAGCTGAAGAAAACCGCCGCGAGTTCAGCGAAGATGTGTTACGCGCTGGTGAAGCCGTCATAGGACTTCAGGCAGGAACCAATAAATTGGCGTCACAGTCGGGACAAAACTTTGGAGCATCCCGGAAAATTATCCTTGGAAAGTAATGATCATTACTTCAACGATTTAGATATTTTAGatcagatattttattaaacagcaAATTATtgtctatttaattattttactgtagtaaaaattattttgttttaggttatgtttaaaaaaagttttccatttatataattaaaaaatatgcgaATATTCAGCTAACGGCATGTACCTATATTTTATATCCTTTTTcctatatttcttaaaattatcgTAACtaggtaataaatttttaagcgGTTTTTTTTCTCTGTATCAACTGCGTTATCTATAGTAGGTATTCATAATAcgtacataaatttatttttttataataaataagacaCGAGGCAAAATATCTTAGTTTATACCTTGCATTGTCAATTCTTTCTAAATTCTCATTATCAGTATAAATACACTAAACTCTTCTCTATATCACAAGTTATGtattactaatatttaaatgttgtatttGTATATCTCATTTAATAtggaaataaatgtttataaataaatgttaaaaaactgTTTTACTCGAATTTAAGTGagttaaaatttaacaataacataagTAGTTAGTCTATTGCGAGTAGGTACTAACTTACTTCCTAGAGCAAGTAAAAGTCTTAAATATCGCCCGACGTTAGTATGCGATAGCATAAAGTGTATGTGAATTTATATTGCAATGTCGATATTCATACAGATCTTCGTAAAAATTCAAGTAAGCTACTCACCTCCTTGCTGTATTTACTTTTCGGATACCATACGAAATTCGTCCAATTCGTTACACTactataatcatttttttaatgtcaGAGAAAGTAAATTGGCAAGCAGATCACTTAGCAAGCCTCCCTATAGATGCGGTTGACGACAAGGAAACAATCCTTTGTACAATACAGAGATTGTGAGTTGTTTTGATGACATAACTCACAATGCCATTACCAAAGCCCATGTGATATCCAAAAATCTTAACAGGGGCGCGAGTGTAACTGCCAAGTGGATGTTGTGGTTACTAAAGGAGCAATCAGGCAACCCACAAGAGAAACACCTCAATGTTGGGTTATTCTCATTCTGCACAGCGATTGCTGATAGGCTATTGCATGCCCTCCGCGTCCAAAGTTTAACAATTAACGGCTATGACGATTACGTTGAAAATTCTAGCGAACTATTGCAGAGTGTCTTCTGAATTGTTCTGGTGCAAAGGAAAAAGAATTTAAACTTGATTTGAACACTTCGTTCGTCTATGGCACAGTATACGTCATAGACctgatttttattgtattaaaaacaaTGAGGTTCTAtagtgattaaaaaaataaaacattctcaaaaattttaatacttttgatTAAGTAGgtactgtaacaaggagttcttattcgcatataataataataatcatttatttcggattCATTCATACATGAGATTATATCCATATTTGTTAGTACAATTTGTTAACTTACAAAATAGTGTTAGTAATAACGTATTAAATCagatttttagaaaaataaataaaataaaataacaggctTTTCCGGGTGGACTTCCCGATGATGACGTCAAATTACTATACGACTGCGAGCAGCCGTATCCAACGAGCCTGCATCGGGGAGTTCCACCGGTCCGCCAGCGTGCGCAGTAGGGTGTTGGGACTGTCGTGCATGCGGCGCATGGTAGAAGTATAAGCGCACCGCTTGCGCATGATGGCAAGCAAAGCCATCTGTGTGAGCTGCCGCGAACATAGCGGAGGCGTTGCAGTGGGGCGGCAGTCCCATCAGCACCGGAACACGTTATTGTAATGAACACCCAGATCGCTGTATGTCCGTAGTGTATAGTTAACCCATAGGCTGCAGGTGTAAAAATACTGACAGAACGCTTTGAATAGCGCAACTTTAACAGTCTCCGTGCATCGTGAAAACCTGCGGGCCAACATGTTGCATCGGACAGACAGCGCTCTGCTCTCTCtttcaatatggatattgtcATTTAGGTCCTCGGTAACCCAGTGACCCAAATACTTCACTTGCATAACTTTATTTGGAGCTGTACCACATAAGCTAAATGTCGGAACGAATGTGTATCGCTTTTTATCCGGCCAGAAAATGATTATTTCACTCTTTTTCGCGTTGTAGTTGAGCCCATGCGCCACCGCATAGGACTCACAAATTTTCAGTAGCCTTCGTAAAGCACCAATCGATGGGCTCAGCAGCACCATATCGTCTGCGTAGCTGATATTGTTCACGCACACTCCATCAATATGACACGCCGGAGGTGCTGAGCTCATCGACCAGTCGCTTGACATACAGGTTTAAGAGCTTGGGAGAGGTCAGCCCCCCCTGCCTCACCCCGCATTCCAGCCCGTACTCCTCCGAGGCAGTCCCTGCCCATCTTACGTAGTTCTTTTGCTTATTATACCAATGCATAAATAATAGCACGATATTTCTAGGTATAGAAGTTTCGTCCCTTAATTTACCCCACAGAATGTCGTACGATACAAGATCGAAAGCTTTCGATAATTCAAGGTAGCATGCGTATACTGGGGTCTTTCTACTAGTGTAATACCGTACAGTCTGCTTGAGGGCCAGGATAGCACTCTCGTCGGAAAGCCCGGGCCTCAAACCGTACTGCGCGTCATTTAGCGAGACGTATTTATCCAGATGCATACCGAGCAGACTGTCCAGCACTTTAGCAACCACTGTGGTCAAAGAGATCGGTCTATAGTTGTTTACATCCGATGCATCACCAGTTCTATTTTTGATTATTGGTACAACTATAGTGCGCATCAGATTTTCAGGCAGATGGGAGTGACCTAAACATAGGGTAAACAACATAGAAAGCACTCTGGGTAGGTGTACACCCGTGTACTACAGGTGTTCGATGCTAAGGCTGTCGTGACCCGTGGATTTACACCTCACCATGCCATTGATCACCGCACACACTTCCCCCGCAGTAAAATGAACACTACGCTCACTACCATCCTCAGCATCAGGCTCCTGCCGCGCTGGTCCCAGAGGAGAGTGCACCCTGCACTGGTgggagaacatagtggcaatgTCCGTAGGCTCGTGCACTCCCGCTACGCTAATGTGGAGACCCGGcttaatattcattttatttatgtttttccaGAACTGACCGAACTTCTTGTGTGAGTTAAGGTCAGCTATAATATCCATTTTTACTTGTTGTTTATTATTCTGTTAAAAACGCGCCTTGTTTCACACATATCATTATAAAGACGGCCGGCCCCAGGCCTACCCCCATACAACCTGAAAACAAAGCCGAGCCCTCCCATGAGCGCCGCGGACATGCCTATTCCGCCCGGTACTGTATTTACCTCTACGCTTTTGGGTAACATTATAACTACATATAGCGGCCTCTGACAGTATACaaatcattatttaaattatatttcgtcATACATGCTATCTAATaggattttatgatttttatatacatataagaacTTTTTGTTATACGGTTGACCGCACATTggagaatttatttaaaaatgacttaaatgacgCGAATTGAAAACAACAGAGACAGATCATGAAGTAAAATAAGAACTACCAGCCTTCAGGGCTTATAtgagtatttttaaccgacttcaaaaaaggaggaggttctcaattcgtcggtatctttatttttatgtttgttacctcaaaactttcgactgggtgaaccgattttgataattctttttttttgttgcttcccgtgtggtcacATTGTagtttggtccagatctgacaatagcatccatgagaaaaccgtaaaattcttaaatttgctatacatacgtgtagcaaagtggatgataaatttacgaataactcaatatcgcgccaacggatttcgatgattctttttttattggaaaggacatacttcaaagatagtttggtaagCTCTCACCTtcggttaggttctgattacggaatccatgccaaagtaacggaactcttcaattaagagCTTACGTTGatttcattgaaaaatttagtatatatctacacatatttagacaaattcttaGTAAGTGTAcgtcaaattcactaaaaatcaaaaaatatttttatttcaaaaaaacaaccgacttcaaaaacacttttccaaaacaatagatataatattatgcactaaaaagtattaaaataattgtgtatatttatacaatctaattaataaatctaattctagttacgattattgttatttttggagtcggtgtcagcaaGTGCAAGAAAATGCAGCAGAACAGTATTTATTACGTTCAAGACAACAGGAgccctattacgaaaatcgaaatacgaagtttcggttgacggatcgtacattttcctattacgaaagtgctTCGGATCCGAACATCGATACAAatttcgcgattagacattttgtgtGTCGTTTTaattattcccaaattcacttgacatttactttttcgttgtttgacattattatgatcgtaactacaacttcactttttatggttataTCTATGGTTCCAATACGAAAtggaagtactttggtaatggGATTTatttcgaagttcgtcgttctttcgtgtCAGACCGAAGCTTcggatttcgattttggtaatagccCTCCAGTATTTATTTGTCGAGCGGTATGGTAGACAGGGCGGACTTGTTCTATCGTAGAACGCGAACTACGAAAGCCAAACTGGTGATATGGCACAACATTATGTTGATCCACGATTGGTTTTAGCCTCCTGATAAAGGTTTTTTCACACAGCTTTGATAACACAGCAGACGGACTTATAGGTCGATAGGAAGTAACCTCTTGTTTCTGTTTACTCGGTTAAGATATCATGACCACCTGAGAGCTTCCAAAGGTTTGGGTTATGATATAGTTGTTCTTAAGATATCATTGAACAAGCATGCTAAAAatgtaacatatttatttggcaCGGTTTTAGGAATTTAGGTGTAATCAAGTCAAATCCTGGTAGCTTTTTAGGGTCCAGGAGTCTAATTTTTCTAGCTATTGTCTGTGTGCAAGTGTTGTCAAGTCTCAACATATTAAAATTGCTCTGGGAAAGGGTAACCCCGCCCGTGCGTTAGATTTGGCAACTCTATCTTACTACAAACAGAGTGCATTAAATATCTAAGAATCAATCTTGACAGGCGCCTTACTTggaaaaatcatataaaaaaaaagcagggTTACCTTTAAATACCGGAATTTTAAATGGCTCATAGGACGAAACTTTGTGTTATCCGatgataacaaattattattattatataattcaatATTGAAACCGATGTGGTCTTTTGGCATTCTACTTTAGAGTGTCACCAGCAACAGCAACATAATCTGTCTTCAACGAACTCAAAACGGCATACTGCGGGCAATAAACatgcgtatcgaacttgggttgtggCGCTGTTCTGAAGAGGAAGTATAACCGtccctccagattttttaagcggcaagtcgcccgtgcgaaatcgaagcacgtcgtcaaaatcggcgagtagctttccagttacccgaccggaacacgcaagttctggtcgttgtcgaaagctgctcttggtaacttcaaccagccgtccatgccgccgttacacatgaggaatgacaccctggcctatacggcaaaagagaaagccgatctcttgtgcactctttttgcctccaactcggctcttgacgacaacagaaaaacaccgccgaccatcccgtggtTTTCAGTTCAGTcaaaaaactgttcggcgagctctgttttcgttggacgtcaggaagtcgagcaggccgaatggcatttctccaatcgtgcttagaacgtgtgcccctgagttgacgccggtgctaacgcgtttattccgacactcttattcaaaaggcgtagtccctgactcatcgaagtcagcccttgtccatccgatccaaaaaaaggagacattttGGATCCGGTAAaatacaggcctattgctattacctcgcatggagagcataattaccgccagctcttggtataccttgaggatCACTTGTTGATTAACGACCGGcaggtcggcaggcgatcttctggtatacctaacacataggtggacggcggctattgaaagcaagggcgAAGGCCTGGTAGTTAGCCTGGGTATAGCGAAGGcatttgatcgtgtatggcacaaggcgctcctctcaaaacttccatcatcctcactgggcgcagcatacagatcCTTGTTGGCGGTTTTTgttcgaatcccaagcccgtgaacgctggagtgctccaaggctgtgtgctatctcccacgctgtttcttttgcatatcaatgatatgttggacacctccaacatacattgctatgcagacgacagcactggtgatgccgtatacacgggccatgcaggtctctctcgggaaaacgtcgaccagtgccgggagaaacttgtgtcttctatcgagtcctctcttgagaaggtcgcggaatggggtaaattgaaccttgtccaatttaatccccagaagactcaagtttacgcatttaccactaaaaaaaaacccccgtttgtcgtatcaccgctcttcgacaacacttcccttaaagcctcgcctagtatcagaatactgggtctcgaaatctcgagcgattgccaattccgtggccatctggagggaaaagccaaattggcgtcgaagaagctgggcgtcattaatagagcacggcaatacttcaagccgacccacattctagcactttacaaagcgcaggtccggccacacatggattattgctgtcatctctggtctggagcacctcagtatcagctcgatccatttgaccgcatgcaacgcagagcagctggaATTGTCAGGGTCCCAggtctctgtgaacggctggatcacctgTTGCGTAGAAACTTAGTTTGGTCAATGAGAGTCCCGGAGGCCAACTCCCTTTACCTCCGTCACAGTTCCGTAGGGCTACCCACTTTTCCCAGCGGCGCCCAGGTTGATGACGCCCAGGTGACCGTGTAATTGGCAATCGTTCGAGATTTCAAAACCCAGTATTGCGATAGCGACGCCGCCCTTaaagcgaggctttaagggaggtgttgtcAAAGAggggtgatacgacaaatggtttttttttagttgaaaatgcGCAAACTTGATTCTTCTGTCACAGTGTCAGAAGAAACTGtataggagatagcacacagccttagggcactccagcgtttacAGTCTTCGGGTTTGAGCAATAACTATCGACAAAGAACCCGTATGCTGCGGGAGttagctggaggtccacttgcataaattCTAGATAAGCCCAAATGATCGAAAATTTGAGAGATGCACCATGTGCCGTACACGATCAagggccttcgctatatccaggcgaACTGTCATACTTTCTCCCTTCCTTTCGATTGCCACCATCTATAGTTCCATCTATTTCTCTACTTTTCTGTTTGGTTTAGCTATCTTACAACATAACTAGGGGCGGctgaaatattttaagccaacgGTATTAAAAATGgtgttaaaaatgtttaaaaatatataataatttttctatggagtcccttaaaaatatttcttacatTTTCCATTAAGTGCTGTTAGCCcagtgaaaaaatattcgccGTCTTTACCTTGAAAATGCTCGTCAACTGCCACCTTCATCTCTTTGTCACTCGGAAATCTTCACCTTCGGAAGTTTTCCTttccattataaaataaaaaaaaaatactttgggCTAGGTGGGTGGTTAATTTCTTCAAGTCCTGTTTAATCTAGGACACTCATTTCAACTCGCGCTGAATTAACAGATGCATGAAAAACAGGACACCGCTTCACGCACTTTTGTCAGCAATGCGGCATAAAAATCCCCATTCATCGTAGTTTTTTTAGGAATGTAATGGATAAGCAAAATCCCTTCACAATACCAAAAAACAGTAGCCATGAGCTTGGATACCGATTTTTTGACATTGAACATTCGTGGCGGTTTTTACCCCTTTTCTATCCACTGGAATGATGCCTGTTTTGAGTCCGGATCATATTGTCGGAACATTCATTAACTGTGACAATACGAGTAAAAATATCTAGAAATTCCTGCGAAGTTGTGCTCGACGCTGTTTGTACAGTGGCATAAGCATTTTTGGCATGTAGCGCGCGCACACTTTTTGAATGTGCAAATGATTATGCAAAATTCCGCCAAATTGGTCCATATCAGCTACAGCTTTCTGCCAAAACTTAATTGACTGATTAATTCATTTagtttctttaaattaattgacCGACTACAGAGTGAGTCAGCCGGTTGAGGCAGCCCCCCCGCGCTTTATCCCCGTTGCACTTATCCCACCCCCCGTTTCATTCCTGAGCtattacaccaatatttttcatattttggtTTCAAGATAACAAAATTcgctaaataataatagagggataataatttaaattataaagtacTCACTGATTTAGTCTTTATAAGTAATATGtcttaatataacattattgtttttaataagtaattaagcaAAGGTAATGAATTTTAACCAAGTTTCATTCTAAAGTGATTTTCgtatatcatatttaaaaaaatcacgaaATATCACGAGTtttgtaaaaaagttattgtacATTATTTGACTACTCTTTTAAAAGTTTACAATGTgattaattgattttaatagAACCAAAATTGTAATTATCAACTTTATGCGTAGGTAATAATTTCCAAATAAGAACAGCTACGAGTAGAAATACGTGATTTCATGCATTTTATAGAGCTCGTCAAGACGATGGTCACGCAGTTATAAACTGtacttaatgatttttttgcAATCAGATGAGTTTTTGTAGTAAATCAACGATTTTATCTTTACACCATAACCATGCTTTAATTAATCATTGAGGGTAGTACTGCCACTGAATATGTGTCTGTATGGGGTTTAACCTTTTGCCTTTCTTAgcaatggacgaagaaacaaaaatgtcaaatattgGCAGATGTCAAACGGACATCACTTCCTTGAATTAGGAATTTAAATAACAAGTTTCAAGCTGTAAGCTGTTCATACTTCGTGCTTGGTAGTTCGTTTATTAGTTATATTTCTCTatcatatttattgttatttcaattattttgtgtTCAACAAAGTGAGTTTCAAGTAGATCCAAATGATTCGAAACTATTCAAGAAAATGATAACATTCGGTAATCCGAATAGTTCTACTGCGGAGGAGTCTGGTAGGAATTTGTAATTTTCGTAATATTGTTGCTTGTCTATTTTTCGAGTctaaagtaatatattttttttaggtgAAGTTAGAAGTATCTGTGAAAGTGTATGTAGTGATGGGTCCAATGCTACAGTACAAGCCGGGACTTCCAATCAGAGGCCCCGGA from Leptidea sinapis chromosome 7, ilLepSina1.1, whole genome shotgun sequence includes these protein-coding regions:
- the LOC126965530 gene encoding muscle-specific protein 20-like, coding for MPGRPIWQCAGKREPEKELEAQRWIEAVIGEKFPSNLPYELALRDGIILCKLMNRLQPGIVPKVNISGGDYKFMDNISQFQKACIKYGVPDVDLFQTTDLWDQKNIALVTTTIFAIGRTAYRHPEWRGPCLGPRPAEENRREFSEDVLRAGEAVIGLQAGTNKLASQSGQNFGASRKIILGK